A stretch of the Clostridiales bacterium genome encodes the following:
- a CDS encoding response regulator transcription factor, giving the protein MKDRPEILVVDDDPNISRLEQLYLEKENFEVRTAADGNAAIAEFKRLPPDLILLDVMLPGADGYEVLKTVRRSGNIPVIMVTARGETFDKVLCLELGADDYITKPFDGKEMVARVKAVLRRAQGGEEEKTTDISFPALTVSIAEYDVHYEGKKIEMPPKELEVLYFLASHPNQVFTREQLLRQVWGFEFFGDSRTVDVHIKRLREKLPDSEKYGWTIYTVRGVGYKFSA; this is encoded by the coding sequence ATGAAGGACAGACCCGAAATCCTGGTTGTGGATGACGATCCGAATATCAGCCGCCTGGAGCAGCTGTACCTGGAAAAGGAAAATTTTGAGGTGCGCACCGCCGCGGACGGAAACGCGGCCATCGCGGAGTTCAAACGGCTCCCGCCGGACCTGATCCTGCTGGATGTGATGCTGCCCGGCGCGGACGGCTACGAGGTGCTGAAGACCGTGCGCCGCAGCGGGAATATCCCGGTGATTATGGTCACCGCCCGGGGCGAAACCTTCGACAAGGTGCTTTGCCTGGAGCTGGGCGCGGACGACTATATCACCAAGCCCTTCGACGGCAAGGAAATGGTGGCCCGCGTGAAGGCGGTGCTGCGCCGGGCCCAGGGCGGCGAGGAAGAGAAGACGACCGACATCTCCTTCCCGGCGCTCACGGTGAGCATTGCGGAATACGACGTGCATTATGAAGGAAAGAAGATCGAGATGCCGCCGAAGGAGCTGGAGGTGCTGTACTTCCTGGCCTCCCATCCGAACCAGGTGTTCACGCGGGAGCAGCTGCTGCGGCAGGTATGGGGCTTCGAGTTCTTCGGGGACAGCCGCACGGTGGACGTGCATATCAAGCGCCTGCGGGAAAAGCTGCCGGACAGCGAAAAGTACGGCTGGACGATTTACACCGTGCGCGGTGTGGGATACAAGTTTTCAGCGTAA
- a CDS encoding HAMP domain-containing histidine kinase, whose product MFARIMAVVLAAILLTTIGLSAVWYITLRNQQIDARLDYLISEAQDIAYLASNYSDSSDIWNYFSVYGSTTGNDMVRVIMDRKADKINREFGAYIAVVDRSSNVMDNLPAAYREDPEFVASLNSEEINSALNKIIGGETIRLRSNTGPDPTFTVGVPFTRRGFIYGAVFIQTKAQRIESGLNEILLKAGLLAAGVMILSGVAVFLFVRGAMKPVRSLSAAAGAIAGGDFTPRLAEDKGGREMREVSRTFNHMTKTLADVEEGRREFVANVSHELRSPITSIRGFAEGMADGVIPPEEQPKYLRLVADESKRLSNLVNDLLALSRLEREDAKPDWSVFDINEMLRRAIIRRMDDLDKKRIEAECDPAVDPCPVRADSDRIEQVIINLLDNALKFTGEDGKIRLSSAVNGNTVEVTVWDNGPGVPPEDRDRIFDRFFTGDRAHTSGKGTGLGLSICQRIMEMHGQTIRLLDTAEGAAFRFTLEYAPDGKNLTETEKNA is encoded by the coding sequence GTGTTCGCGCGGATTATGGCGGTGGTGCTGGCAGCCATCCTGCTGACCACCATCGGGCTGTCGGCGGTGTGGTATATCACGCTGCGCAACCAGCAGATTGACGCCCGGCTGGACTACCTGATCTCTGAGGCGCAGGACATCGCGTACCTCGCCTCCAATTACAGCGACTCCAGCGATATCTGGAATTACTTTTCGGTGTACGGCAGTACCACCGGCAACGACATGGTGCGCGTCATCATGGACCGGAAGGCGGACAAGATCAACCGGGAGTTCGGCGCGTACATCGCCGTGGTAGACCGCAGCAGCAATGTGATGGATAACCTGCCGGCCGCCTACCGGGAGGATCCGGAATTCGTGGCCTCCCTGAACAGCGAGGAGATCAACAGCGCACTGAACAAGATTATCGGCGGGGAAACGATCCGCCTGCGTTCGAATACCGGGCCGGACCCGACCTTTACCGTGGGTGTTCCGTTCACCCGGCGGGGATTTATCTACGGCGCGGTATTTATCCAGACCAAGGCCCAGCGGATTGAGAGCGGGCTGAACGAGATCCTCCTGAAGGCCGGCCTGCTGGCGGCGGGCGTGATGATCCTGTCCGGCGTGGCGGTGTTCCTGTTTGTCCGCGGCGCGATGAAGCCGGTGCGGAGCCTGTCGGCGGCGGCAGGCGCCATTGCCGGGGGGGATTTCACTCCCCGCCTGGCGGAGGACAAGGGCGGCCGCGAGATGCGTGAGGTCAGCCGCACCTTCAACCATATGACGAAAACACTGGCGGACGTGGAGGAAGGCCGGCGGGAGTTTGTGGCCAACGTGAGCCACGAGCTGCGCAGCCCGATCACCAGCATCCGCGGCTTTGCCGAGGGCATGGCCGACGGCGTGATTCCGCCGGAGGAGCAGCCGAAATACCTGCGCCTGGTGGCGGACGAGAGCAAGCGCCTTTCAAACCTGGTGAATGACCTGCTGGCCTTGTCCCGCCTGGAACGCGAGGACGCGAAGCCGGACTGGTCGGTTTTCGATATCAATGAGATGCTGCGCCGGGCGATCATCCGCCGGATGGATGACCTGGACAAAAAGCGGATCGAGGCCGAGTGCGACCCGGCGGTGGATCCCTGCCCGGTGCGCGCGGACAGCGACCGGATTGAGCAGGTGATCATCAACCTGCTGGACAATGCCCTCAAGTTTACCGGGGAGGACGGGAAGATCCGCCTCAGTTCCGCCGTGAACGGGAATACCGTGGAGGTCACCGTGTGGGATAACGGCCCCGGCGTACCGCCGGAGGACCGGGACCGGATTTTCGACCGGTTCTTCACCGGCGACCGGGCGCACACCTCCGGCAAGGGAACCGGCCTGGGCCTGAGCATCTGCCAGCGCATCATGGAAATGCACGGGCAGACGATCCGCCTGCTGGATACGGCGGAGGGCGCCGCGTTCCGCTTTACGCTGGAGTACGCGCCGGACGGGAAGAACTTGACGGAAACGGAAAAAAATGCATAA
- a CDS encoding shikimate kinase, whose amino-acid sequence MPDRHIFLIGMQGCGKSSLGKRVARETGLSFMDTDAMVAASAGCTVNEFFEKYGEETFRRAETGALSLLTRERPMIISTGGGTIMNPVNRHIMRAWGAIVLIDRPLEEILSDIKLDRRPTLRDGGLAEVERVYNERIGIYRDLADITVRNDQGYHMAVYTLTRLIRERF is encoded by the coding sequence ATGCCGGACCGGCACATATTCCTGATCGGAATGCAGGGCTGCGGCAAGAGCAGCCTGGGCAAGCGCGTCGCCCGGGAAACCGGACTCTCCTTTATGGATACGGACGCCATGGTGGCGGCCAGCGCCGGATGCACGGTGAACGAATTCTTCGAGAAATACGGGGAGGAAACGTTCCGCCGGGCGGAAACCGGCGCGCTGTCCCTCCTGACCCGGGAGCGCCCGATGATTATCTCAACCGGCGGCGGCACCATCATGAACCCGGTGAACCGGCATATCATGCGCGCCTGGGGCGCCATCGTGCTGATCGACCGGCCGCTGGAGGAAATCCTGTCCGATATCAAGCTGGACCGGCGGCCCACGCTGCGGGACGGCGGCCTCGCCGAGGTGGAACGGGTTTACAACGAGCGCATCGGCATCTACCGGGACCTGGCGGACATCACCGTGCGCAACGACCAGGGATACCACATGGCGGTGTATACATTAACCAGGCTTATACGAGAGAGATTCTGA
- a CDS encoding uridylate kinase — protein MEYEFDLVGKIGSMALIRKEDQDIDYNIFSRLGAELRPGMIWVTSGATEIGRLDYLKRTGCELCGDPEQDKADYSSQGQAILMQNYRQFIPQEYGIRQILVEHTHFNDPEKCEHIRQLLIRSARQKTIPIVNYNDPVSDEENRKMELAARREKGGEVHECVDNDETAAVIAGLVKAKTLVLMTSTEGIYRESGNPDTLVREVTGKTYEEVERQVRELQKGCHGTSRAGSNGAAAKLEYALGCVRGGTTVIIGHARHHLSDLTEGRVPCTRIGVEK, from the coding sequence ATGGAATACGAATTTGATCTGGTGGGCAAGATCGGCTCCATGGCGCTGATCCGGAAAGAGGACCAGGACATCGATTACAATATTTTTTCCCGCCTCGGCGCGGAGCTCCGGCCTGGCATGATCTGGGTTACCAGCGGCGCGACGGAGATCGGCCGCCTGGATTACCTCAAGCGCACCGGCTGCGAGCTGTGCGGCGATCCGGAGCAGGACAAGGCGGACTACTCTTCCCAGGGCCAGGCCATCCTGATGCAGAACTACCGCCAGTTCATTCCCCAGGAATACGGTATCCGCCAGATCCTGGTGGAGCATACCCATTTCAATGATCCGGAAAAGTGCGAGCATATCCGCCAGCTGCTGATCCGCTCCGCACGCCAGAAGACGATTCCGATCGTGAACTACAACGACCCGGTGTCCGACGAGGAAAACCGGAAGATGGAGCTGGCAGCCCGCCGCGAAAAGGGCGGCGAGGTCCATGAGTGCGTGGATAACGACGAGACCGCGGCGGTGATTGCCGGGCTTGTGAAGGCGAAGACGCTGGTGCTGATGACCTCCACCGAGGGCATCTACCGCGAGAGCGGAAATCCGGACACCCTCGTGCGCGAGGTGACCGGAAAGACCTATGAGGAAGTGGAGCGCCAGGTGCGCGAGCTGCAGAAGGGCTGCCACGGCACCAGCCGGGCCGGCTCCAACGGCGCGGCCGCGAAGCTGGAATACGCGCTGGGCTGCGTGCGCGGCGGCACGACCGTGATCATCGGCCATGCGCGGCACCACCTGTCGGACCTCACGGAAGGCCGGGTACCGTGTACCCGCATCGGAGTGGAAAAATGA
- a CDS encoding beta-lactamase family protein, with product MSTALTQGIRFFTRETGILSALAAACGTESRTETAMDGDCTSTSVFDLASVTKLFTGLCLMKLKEDSLLDFSRPVSFYDPRFENLKDTPVDALAKFAFTLKTPCRLDACGSREEALAALFAAFPAEKPDRRIYSDIPAMVLKYVIEAAAGMPFMDCVRKTVLEPAGMRETWAKVPEGRIADCQVYSPEYRIENGKRIVRAGLRPGVPHDPKAAVLQGDTGDLCGHAGLFSTAADMERFCRAVLARKIVGEESLRETAVNRTGRLLEDGTYTQYLGIQCYVRHPVQYWSEIPAYMGSRAFGIGGFTGNHVSMDPKRNIFTIFLGNRVRDRLTVLVPEAGKTLTDYGLNADGSGTFPWEEGLVLPSSVKYVHQKDAHLHSAVMETLNLPAVPFGEE from the coding sequence ATGAGCACGGCACTGACACAGGGCATCCGGTTTTTCACCCGGGAGACAGGCATCCTGTCCGCCCTGGCCGCGGCATGCGGCACGGAAAGCCGGACGGAAACAGCGATGGATGGTGACTGCACATCCACGTCCGTGTTCGACCTGGCCAGCGTGACGAAGCTGTTCACGGGCCTGTGCCTGATGAAACTGAAGGAAGACAGCCTGCTGGATTTCAGCAGGCCTGTTTCTTTTTACGATCCGCGCTTTGAAAACCTGAAGGACACCCCGGTGGACGCGCTGGCGAAGTTTGCCTTCACGCTCAAAACCCCTTGCCGGCTGGATGCCTGCGGCAGCCGGGAGGAAGCGCTGGCGGCGCTGTTTGCCGCCTTCCCGGCGGAAAAGCCGGACCGGCGCATCTATTCGGATATTCCCGCGATGGTGCTCAAGTATGTGATCGAGGCGGCGGCCGGTATGCCGTTCATGGACTGCGTGCGCAAAACCGTGCTGGAGCCCGCGGGCATGCGGGAAACCTGGGCGAAGGTGCCGGAAGGCCGGATCGCGGACTGCCAGGTGTACAGCCCGGAATACCGGATTGAAAACGGAAAGCGGATCGTGCGGGCGGGTCTCCGGCCGGGTGTTCCGCATGACCCGAAGGCCGCCGTGCTGCAGGGGGATACGGGCGACCTGTGCGGCCATGCCGGGCTCTTTTCCACCGCGGCGGACATGGAACGCTTCTGCCGGGCGGTGCTCGCGCGGAAGATCGTGGGGGAGGAATCCCTGCGGGAAACCGCGGTCAACCGCACGGGACGGCTGCTGGAGGACGGGACTTATACCCAGTACCTCGGCATCCAGTGCTATGTGCGCCATCCGGTGCAGTACTGGTCGGAAATCCCGGCGTACATGGGCAGCCGGGCGTTCGGCATCGGCGGATTTACGGGCAACCATGTGTCTATGGACCCGAAACGGAATATTTTTACAATTTTCCTCGGCAATCGGGTGCGGGACCGGCTCACGGTGCTGGTGCCGGAGGCGGGGAAAACGCTCACGGATTACGGCCTGAACGCGGACGGAAGCGGAACCTTCCCCTGGGAGGAAGGGCTGGTTCTCCCGTCCTCCGTGAAGTATGTGCACCAGAAGGACGCGCACCTGCACAGCGCGGTGATGGAAACGCTGAATCTCCCGGCGGTACCGTTCGGGGAAGAATAA
- a CDS encoding CtsR family transcriptional regulator: MRLSDSIESFIKEMLDDGSAEVELKRNELAEYFRCAPSQINYVLATRFSPDHGYLTESRRGGGGYIRIVRVVQSGSQRLMYLVNERIGDSLTGEECIRLISQLKEAEVVTADEASLMAAAVSARALSVPLTDELKNAMRARIMKSMLMTIAARNKG, encoded by the coding sequence ATGCGACTGAGCGATTCGATTGAGAGCTTTATCAAAGAAATGCTGGACGACGGCTCCGCCGAAGTGGAGCTGAAGAGGAACGAGCTGGCGGAGTATTTCCGCTGCGCGCCGAGCCAGATCAACTACGTCCTGGCCACGCGTTTCAGCCCGGACCACGGGTACCTGACGGAGAGCCGCCGCGGCGGCGGCGGGTACATCCGGATCGTCCGGGTGGTGCAGAGCGGCAGCCAGCGGCTGATGTACCTGGTGAACGAGCGCATCGGCGATTCGCTGACCGGGGAGGAGTGCATCCGCCTGATCAGCCAGCTGAAGGAAGCGGAAGTTGTCACCGCGGACGAGGCGTCGCTGATGGCCGCGGCGGTCAGCGCCCGCGCGCTGAGCGTCCCGCTGACCGATGAGCTGAAAAACGCCATGCGCGCCCGGATTATGAAGAGTATGCTGATGACCATTGCGGCCCGGAACAAGGGCTGA